In the genome of Passer domesticus isolate bPasDom1 chromosome 2, bPasDom1.hap1, whole genome shotgun sequence, the window TGTTGATCCAGCCAGAAGTAAAAACGATTCACATCTGGAGATGAAACTGTAGTATCTCCACTCCAGTAAATGTGGATGAGATTGCACAAAACAGATACATGGGACCTTCAGTCAATCCATCACCAACTGTGTGAACTGAAATCAGTCCTTAAGTGTCATTTCTCATTTGTTATTCAAGTCTTTTGGTAACAAATGCAATTGTGATAAAGAGCCACTTTTTCTGGATGGCATCTGGTAGCGCACTTTCTTCCAGAATCTGGTTCTTGCTGAGTGGGACCTTTCTGAAAAGTCCCCTTTCCATCGGATAACCCCCTGCTTTTGCTTAATATATCTGATGGATTCTGGCATGGTTGCATAATCTTGTATTTTTTCAAGTTCAATGAGAATTACTTTAATGCCATCTTGGATAAGAGCACTATGCATGGCTAGCTGCTTTTCAGACTCATCTTCCAGAATGCTGTAACAGGAGGGCTCTGGTACTAAAATAATTATCACTCTCCTACTTTGACGgattttttcatcagcaacgCTGATCACAGCTGTAGAGAAAAAGATTGTGCAAAATTAAGGTtggatttctgttttctcttacCAGTATTCTGCAGCTAATTCATCAGCTGTTTGATATTTAAGCTGACACACTTGACATCAAAACAGGGAGAGGGTATGAGGATATAACTAGTTACCTTGGGTTTGCCTACTATAGAAATCTGGCCAATGCAACACAATCTGACCCCATCAGAGTCTATGTCCATATCCTTGTTTtgcagaaagagagaagagctACCATCTACTACTCATCTTGCTAATGCCATTTTGTTACCATCATAGatacaaatgcaaaaaaaccccaagttcCAGAACCACAGGAGCTTTTTTACCTTAAACAGTCTGTTTCTGATATGCTTAACTGGTTTTGTTCCAGTAagtggaagaggaaaaaaaagattcctCCTGTTTTAGGTTGATatggaagtgagttttttgggaggttgtggtcaaactaAGCAGTACTTAGATTTAAATATTGGCACTTGGTGTGAATACTGAAGACATGGATACActtctgagaacacagggggttaaaaagAGAGAACTCTCAGGAAAACTTTCTTTTGGTTCAGATCTGTGAAAGAGGTCAGGCTTCCCCTGCTGCACCACCCCCCAGGACAGAGAGAGGGGGAGACAGAAAGAGAGCATGTGCCTGTGCCACCTTGAAATTTAATATCTTGTGCTGGCAGCACGGCTGAAGAAGAGAGATGATGGGGCGGTGGAGGGGTGCAGCAAGAAGGTGCCCAGCTGccgtgggagttctgggcaggcagagcctgagaTTTTAACCCTTTTCTTAGATAATGGAAACCTTGCAAGTACTGATCCTCCTAGATttgaatgaggagagagataGAGATGAAATAGAaggaaatgggcaagtgtggcAAAAGTTAATGCAAGTGAAAGATGTCAGAAGAAGTTGAAAAGaagaggagatgatggagtatGGAGTAGCCTTTAACTAGACtcttcttgtatagccatggacagacccattttttcctgtaacgcagagactgcatttagggggaggcaatggcTTAGAGCCAAAAGAGTGCAGTGATGTTATATAAAAGAGTGCATAAACAGAGACAGATGAGGAGGATGTAGTAgtgccctctgtcttcagtaaaggaaaagaagatctctgttcttgACACCCCTCGGCCCCAGAGGGTGAAGAGTGTCCCAAAAGTGAAAGActattgcttttttaaaatggaGCAAAGCatccttaaaaagaaaaccctgAAAGGAGTTATAGTCCACGTGCAGTAGTGAGAGCAGTAGACATAGAAAGAAAAAGTCACGAGAGCAAATGTTCTCCAAGCAGTGCCATGTGTAACATagaaacacaagaagtttcaaCTGTATTTCCTAGAAAAGGCTATAGTACAAGAAAAACTCCTTTCTCCTTAATGAACTGAGAGTTGATTATCTGAAAAGTAGTAATGAACTGAGAGTCGATTATCTGAGGAGTAGTAGCTAGATTAAAAATGTAAAGTTTTACCTCATTGTGCTAGAAAttgagggaaagaggaaaaatgttttataaagttttcattctgagttctgtgtgttcctttttagatattgtaaattaataaagtttttttcctttattcctaagCTAAAGCCTGCTTTGTTCTATTTCtagtcacatctcacagaaaccactaaaaaaatagattttcatAAAAGCACTAACATTGCACCAGCATCAAACAATCACACCCCCCATCAATGGCATTCCAGTCATTTAAGTCACAAACAGTGAAATATGGTAAATACCATATAAAAACCCCATGGCTAAACCCTGAGAACAGACTATTGCATTTTTTCAAGCTGGAAAATTTAAGCAGTGCTTTAGATTCTACTTCTCAGGGAACCCTTCCTTCTCAAACCACTACCAAAATCCTtcaactgtaaaaaaaaagttcatttgATGATGAGAGATATTTAGACTCCCATCTGGCTACTTGTTTTTCAGTTCTATTACTAGGTCAAGAAAACTCAAGTCAAATTTGTCTTCAGGTAACTTACCTTCTCCTGGTAAATCATCTCTCCCAAGTATGAAGAGGTTATATCCACACTGCCTTTCTAAGACCTCTGGCAGTATCTTCAGAGCAAAAATATCTGATGAATACAAGCAGCTTTCTCTGTTCTTTGGATACAGAACATAAGCATCATAGATCTTCTCATCTAAAACTAAGGAGTGAACAATAGAACttccataaaaataaattctaaagATACAAGAGCAAGCAAGCAAACATGTGAAATCTCTAAACTCTGGGGAGCTTTCCCTTACTTGAATAATTGTTTTATGCCCCAATCCTGTTATATTCGCTAAGCATGTGTGATTATACAAAGCCTGAAATATTTGTAGGATCAGGCCTTCAAGAATTCAGGATGCTGAATCTGAATAGTCAAAAGAGACCTGAAAAATTAAGTTGAAACTTTCTCTATGGAACACTAAATAAAAAAAGTCATCACTGAATTATCTGAAAAACAGTGGACCCAGTGGTACAACTGATACTTAAAATTCCATTTGTCATCAAACTCATAGGTGGTGTTGCAACCTGGAGTTTCAAACCGCAGCAACCACGTAgacacaacaacaaaaacaaagtgTCAAATTTCAAGATCTGAATTGTTCTAGATATTTTGGATCAAACTTTTCAGAAAGATCTGATTTAAAAGACTTCCAAGAAAATCTAAGGGAATATCAATACCTCCACAAGATACATGACTAGAGAAACTCTCAGATGGTTGGAAATTACCCATACTTCAGCATACTCTCATAGACAACACCCCTATCAACATTGTTCTGAATACCAGGAAAGCAAAATTTCCAGAAAGTAAAATAATCAGAAGTGCCTttaaacagaaagcaaaacaaagttATATTTTCCCTGTTTCatctacagaaaataaaaaacacttAACACTTCTAATGTATTACACTTTCTGTAACAACAGTAATTAAAAGTAATCTGAAAAACTTTGAATACTGTAAGAGCAGTATTCAAATCACCGGGGTGGGTCTTCAGGAAAAGCAATGATAGTTCTGTACTCCTGGAAAGTtgctgactttttctcctgtagATGCTTTTGTCATCTGAACTAATTCTAAACATCCTAAAAACAGTATTATCCTTTCAAAAACCCCAAGGAAGACCAATCATGGTCCATGAGAGTAACTCACTGCTTTTCAAGTAAAGGTGGGAGCTCAAAACAACACTCAGCACTGTTACATAAACAtaccttttttccccaggaagggATGGCAGGAGTCCCGATACCAAAGCACAATATCAATTTTGAAGATCTTGTAGATAAAGAGagtaaaaaatactaaaaataccAAGGAAACTCCTCCTCCAATTAAGTACCCCTGAATGTTTCGAGCTGCAGCAGCATagaataagaaagaaaacaaataaagtACAACTATAAACTAGGACAAGGAAAATACAAGGATTGTTCAAAATTGTTTatccattaaaatatttttgtcttaaaaGGAGTGAAAGAATAGGACAAACTGTTTAATATATGCTTTCTGACACTACTGTTATCTGATAAGCCTACTTTTATCTTTCAGAAAAATACCTCAGCAATATGACAAATGAGGTTACTCTTCAGCTGaaacaccaaaataaaatattgacatataacccagcacagcagcagaatGAGAATTCCTGTACAAAATTCTATCAGTGGGAAAGCAAGGAAGTCAAAGGTGGGGAGGTGATTTCCTGACCAGCTAATCTTCCCAGACCAACTAGCTTTCCATTGTCTCTGCTCCTTCAATGACCTGTCTGTGAACCTATTCATTTACTGTCCTTAAAACAAACACCCTCCACAAACTGCATGTTTTAGTCAATGTATTAAAGAACTTCTGTAGTTAAATCCTACCCTGATAATCTTTATGAAGAAATTATAATAATGTAACAAGTTAGAGCTCATATTCACTTTCAGTCCCAAAATACCGAATGAGAGAAGATAAAGCATATCAAAAGcactattttctttcattttgctaAGAATGtgacaaaaaaaattcacaaagaAAGGTACTGAGATGCACTGCCTATTTTGCATAAAAGTACATCACACAGCTTTAATTCTAAGTAGGGCATTGTAAAACTAACTGACAAGTCAATGATCATTTTATCAAGAAGAGATCTCTTACCTGGGTATTCCAATTTGATGTAGGCTGTAAATTGTTGAGAACCATATATGAAGTGGCAGAAGAACTTATGAGCATAGTCCTTTAATTTCACTTTTGAAATGTTAAATATTGTTCCAGATACAGCAAGTCCATGAGGCAATCCCTCTCTGTCATAAAAAAAGGTGAAAGGAAAACATCTGTACATAACTCAATATCTATGCTAAATATCAGACAGATTCATCTATCCACaaagacattaattttttttatctctATAAACCTAAGAAGCTAGTGAAATAGTAATAAACAGTAAATAAACTTCTGTAACTAACAATCTCATAAACTGAAAACATACTGAGCTTAGttgtttcaggtttttttgggttgggtttgttgggtttttccccCAAGTTGAACAGAGTGCACCATTAGCAGCTTTGCAGGTGACACAAAACTCAGAGGGATGTCTGATACAACAGCCAGTGAAACCTCGACAGGAtggacaaattaaaaaatatactcATGAAGTTCTAAGCAAAATGCAAATCCTGCATATGAGAAGGAATAACCAGACCCCAGACATCCTGGACTGCATTAGGAAATACACTGCTAGCAGGTTAAGGGAAATGGTCCTTCAGTGAGGTTCAGCACTGGTGAGATCACACCTGGAGTAGTGGGGCCAGTCTTGGGGGGCCTAGTACaagagatggatggatggatttgCTGGAGCAAGTCATGTGCAGTGATGTGACAGATAAGGAACTGAAGCATCCATCACACAAGAGAGCCGggactgctcagcctggagaagagaaagctcaggggcaggggagggatcTCATCGAAGTGTGTTAATACCTGATGGGAGGAAGGAGTGGAGAAGAGGGAGCCAGGTTCCTTTCAGTAGTGCCCACTGACCTGGACAAGAGCCTATGAACACAAACTGAATGACTTTCCCATCTGAAATTCCGCCTGAACACTTTTTTACTTCAGGGTAGTCAAACATTGGAACCTAAATGTCCTGCAACAAGAGTTTCTGCCTTGTGTTCTTGAGGATTAGCAGCTGTGTCTGTACTTTAAAAAGGACCATtttcacaaataaaaataagttgGGTGACTTTTTATTTTGGAACAATCTATCCTTCCCATATTAATGATAAAGGACAGACTTTAATGtactgttgaaaaaaaaaaaaaaaccacataagAAAAAATGCATAACTAAGCATTACAAAATAGTATTTCACAATAGTATTATAAAAATCTACATGTTTGCTTCATTCTATTTGTGTCAGACCTAGTATTTATAATGAAATGTTATTCATTTAAAACCAAGCAATAAGAACATACTTCTGTTTGATACAGACTTCAAATCAGCCTTTCAATGACTAGTGGCTACTTTATAACGAATTCACTGTACATTACTGCGGATTACTTCACCTACTACAAATTCAATGTATAAGGATACTTACTCATAAAAGTGTTCCCTGTAGGTTTTATCAAAGATATCAACATCCTCATCATTAACTTGCCAGAATGGAATCAAGCCATTTATGCCACTTGATACGTTACACTCCATAACTACATGAGAGCCTAcaaaaaaacaaatgtaaacacAGAAACTGAAGGTCTTGTAATAGGAGCAGAATCAAGTGATGAGGGAacagctgggaaaaggagggCTATAAAAGAAACCTACTTACCTTATGAAAAGCAAAGTCCTTAAAACTCATCCATTTGTAATTCAAATTTGGATGTCTACAATCTGGGTATAAATTCCACCCTAAATGCAGGTGTCCAAATATTCACATCTACATACAGGCTAGGTGTCTAAGGTAGTAACAGAGTTCATCTCTGCTGAAGTCTACACACATTGAAGTAGATACCTTAACTGAATGACTGCCCAGACTCCACTGAAAGATCTCCAGGGCTCGAATCAGTTGCATGTACACCTATGGTGACATCTGAGATGCTCTCAAGCATGCAAGGTATCCATATGGATTTGTCAGACAGGACTTCAGATCTTCAAGAAAACCACACTGCTAGAGTAGCCAGACCACCCAAAACAGCACTCTTTGTGTAGGCAACTGAATTGAGCTCCTGTTGATACTGGCCTGAGTTAAGGACCTCGGATCATATGCACATACTCATGTGCAGACAACCTACATCTGGGAGATGAATCCCATTCTTAATGGCCATACATATCTTTACTCCAAATCAGGATCTTTTGGCCAGCACTGTCCACTGGGATGGTTTCTGGATATTACCACACTTGACTTCATCTGTCACTCAGCTCCTTTGCCACCAAGAGTCCAGCTCTTACAGAACATCTCAGTATTAAGCAAGCCAATTTGCAAAATGTATTTATTGCCAATGTACCTCAGCGAGCTCCATGTACAGGAAGGTAAGCAGCTTTCTTGGATTCCTTTCCTTCTGTATTTTACCCATGGAAGTAATGATTTGATAGGAGAAGGTGGGCTCTCTCAGCTGGCCTATGTAAAGATCTTAGTCTTTCATTTCCTAGCACTGCATCAGATCTAGATGCTTCCAGCAAGGGATCGTCTCTAACAAAAGTATGGAATAAACCTTTAGCTCACACAAGCAGTTACTTGAACAAGAGTTTGCACAGAAATCAGAGACACTCCCTGATCGCTTCCCTCATATTCTTCTACCTCAACAATTAATATGTTGTTTAGTGCATTGCACAattattcaaaaaaaaaaaaaaccctcaagcaTTCCATGCCCACACATTCATGAATGTGCTGTTAAATTTCAACACCACCTTCTGCCACTTCTCATTCAAAAATCATATAGCTATTTCCATACACATGTTCATGCAGCTGCTTAAAGATTCTGCCCCACAGCCAGACATGCAGTaggaggttttattttttcccccagtacCCCACTGAAGGTACTGGACAGAGAATATTGAATATT includes:
- the IL1R1 gene encoding interleukin-1 receptor type 1 isoform X1, with the translated sequence MEKTSSLQQNMTSVFLYIGHLIVLIPLFSAEGCVICDYFVLVGEPIAITCPIITLPALHSEYNLTWYKNGSAAAVTTERDARIHQREGLLWFIPAVLEDSGLYECNVRSLNHSNKKTINLTVFKNDNGLCFNGRMKFEQKVMSTNTGKIICPDLEQFKNEDNNQPEVHWYKECKPGFLEDKRLLLAEGENAVLIRNVTVQDRGNYTCRMVYTYMGKQFNVSRTISLEVKEKPLQMQPEFIYPRNNTIEVELGSHVVMECNVSSGINGLIPFWQVNDEDVDIFDKTYREHFYEEGLPHGLAVSGTIFNISKVKLKDYAHKFFCHFIYGSQQFTAYIKLEYPARNIQGYLIGGGVSLVFLVFFTLFIYKIFKIDIVLWYRDSCHPFLGKKVLDEKIYDAYVLYPKNRESCLYSSDIFALKILPEVLERQCGYNLFILGRDDLPGEAVISVADEKIRQSRRVIIILVPEPSCYSILEDESEKQLAMHSALIQDGIKVILIELEKIQDYATMPESIRYIKQKQGVIRWKGDFSERSHSARTRFWKKVRYQMPSRKSGSLSQLHLLPKDLNNK
- the IL1R1 gene encoding interleukin-1 receptor type 1 isoform X2, yielding MVSSVCATVVFSKGCVICDYFVLVGEPIAITCPIITLPALHSEYNLTWYKNGSAAAVTTERDARIHQREGLLWFIPAVLEDSGLYECNVRSLNHSNKKTINLTVFKNDNGLCFNGRMKFEQKVMSTNTGKIICPDLEQFKNEDNNQPEVHWYKECKPGFLEDKRLLLAEGENAVLIRNVTVQDRGNYTCRMVYTYMGKQFNVSRTISLEVKEKPLQMQPEFIYPRNNTIEVELGSHVVMECNVSSGINGLIPFWQVNDEDVDIFDKTYREHFYEEGLPHGLAVSGTIFNISKVKLKDYAHKFFCHFIYGSQQFTAYIKLEYPARNIQGYLIGGGVSLVFLVFFTLFIYKIFKIDIVLWYRDSCHPFLGKKVLDEKIYDAYVLYPKNRESCLYSSDIFALKILPEVLERQCGYNLFILGRDDLPGEAVISVADEKIRQSRRVIIILVPEPSCYSILEDESEKQLAMHSALIQDGIKVILIELEKIQDYATMPESIRYIKQKQGVIRWKGDFSERSHSARTRFWKKVRYQMPSRKSGSLSQLHLLPKDLNNK
- the IL1R1 gene encoding interleukin-1 receptor type 1 isoform X3, which gives rise to MPGSTSERACFGLFLLCWKILDFMNAISLNHSNKKTINLTVFKNDNGLCFNGRMKFEQKVMSTNTGKIICPDLEQFKNEDNNQPEVHWYKECKPGFLEDKRLLLAEGENAVLIRNVTVQDRGNYTCRMVYTYMGKQFNVSRTISLEVKEKPLQMQPEFIYPRNNTIEVELGSHVVMECNVSSGINGLIPFWQVNDEDVDIFDKTYREHFYEEGLPHGLAVSGTIFNISKVKLKDYAHKFFCHFIYGSQQFTAYIKLEYPARNIQGYLIGGGVSLVFLVFFTLFIYKIFKIDIVLWYRDSCHPFLGKKVLDEKIYDAYVLYPKNRESCLYSSDIFALKILPEVLERQCGYNLFILGRDDLPGEAVISVADEKIRQSRRVIIILVPEPSCYSILEDESEKQLAMHSALIQDGIKVILIELEKIQDYATMPESIRYIKQKQGVIRWKGDFSERSHSARTRFWKKVRYQMPSRKSGSLSQLHLLPKDLNNK
- the IL1R1 gene encoding interleukin-1 receptor type 1 isoform X4 — translated: MAFKEECKPGFLEDKRLLLAEGENAVLIRNVTVQDRGNYTCRMVYTYMGKQFNVSRTISLEVKEKPLQMQPEFIYPRNNTIEVELGSHVVMECNVSSGINGLIPFWQVNDEDVDIFDKTYREHFYEEGLPHGLAVSGTIFNISKVKLKDYAHKFFCHFIYGSQQFTAYIKLEYPARNIQGYLIGGGVSLVFLVFFTLFIYKIFKIDIVLWYRDSCHPFLGKKVLDEKIYDAYVLYPKNRESCLYSSDIFALKILPEVLERQCGYNLFILGRDDLPGEAVISVADEKIRQSRRVIIILVPEPSCYSILEDESEKQLAMHSALIQDGIKVILIELEKIQDYATMPESIRYIKQKQGVIRWKGDFSERSHSARTRFWKKVRYQMPSRKSGSLSQLHLLPKDLNNK